aagaaaatatcttgttgcggatgaacgagatatggaggaattgtccatatgtaagatcataattatcgatacgggtcttttccgcataaaaagggaatcttttgttagaatagaagcagaagtgatgtggattattcaagaatcgaagtagatttgctttataaaaagaagatatcaatgaacttctatgaaatggtttcacgggattcagccaattgtcccgatcgtgggatatcattgagaaataggaatcggtgttatcaaagaatttcctgcgattattcctagtatggagtgagtcaatcatccactttggtatcttattgaacaaaaatgctgatattgttcccccattgatcaagaatttcgatctttgggaagtatcatgatcatccaataagaagggtttcaatttattcaaatgaacgatttgaacacctattgattctaacaactgattgcagagttgatcattcggacctttcaattcatagatgtggatctcggacctatgaatggggatattcccgatactcacaaagaaaaaagtaagtgacttagacaaaaagagaagtgacttggacaaaaagaaatgaagtgacttagacaaatcttgtttgtcgataaccttggaccaatcaatcgaatgttgattaatacgtaatcgatcgaacaccacttgaaaacggttcttctgttcagaaacgaaatgctccaaatgctcctggaaattcttgctcccattggaccatttgtatctatatgcattaggatcccgattcatggatctctcggttcgagaaataagaggatcgaaccatttcttctgactctttttcacattcgataaatgttggttgatcatatatttcattatagttatatgattcagagtatcatttcctatttgatccctttgaattccatattcgaagttgcgatcggatctattcattaaaaagaatctattcgatagatttcttatgtacccataggtgctatattggatttgaatcagatttcggatcaatctatattgattgactgcctccattatgttgttgctagcaaataccactattttgggttttggatcttccaaaccattcctgcaggagatccggacccatttttttctgatccttcgataaaaagattcattctcttcatcaaaaatatgaggtagaaccaataaagagttctttttcgattcatccctggagttgaatacctcattcaagaattttttttgatccaacccgtaggaatcaatagaaaaggcaaatcccttatgatacaccggatcaggctcggttattgatagagtgaatagatctgccatttcttgaaatctctcttctgattcaaaatcgtggtgcaacgtgtatctccctttgttccggtcatggaatagatggaataaatcacaaaatgggtttttgttcaagaatgagatcttattagaactgtccatatccggttcatccttcggaaccatatcacatccccgatctgatgaaataggatgaattgagacggtattttgtaaatacgtaattatcttgaatatatcaaccatttctttcttttccgatcgcctggaagggacaaaagaaaaaacatcttgttgtttcttcaacaatttctgatctctagtgaacctctcagtagcattcgaaaccagatgaagttctgaccatctgtcggagaaaaaagaacgaattgatcttgtaggattcccaagaaattcttcgattttttccggaaacagatgattattcatctgcttttcacgttccgtgaatagccgggacattgaggaatatccagaagggtatttcgggaatcgatctgattctatctctgttcgttccgtttgaagagaggaaggatcccaaagaatcaatctttcttttagttgctgaatctctgtttgattgatcaatgtgtgatattccgaatcctcattcctaatggaatcgaaatgatctctggattgatcagaagatcctttcaattggctagaatccgttacttgaacgaaaatagatcttgtggaatcatattgaatatttgacgatacattccgtaccttgctaaaaaaccgatccttgtttaccaaccacatattgtctaaccaaatcaaattctctctcgatacgttcctcaaaaaatccgattcgtgctgattcttcccccaactaacgaagagatcttggtggaattgccacatatgaaattgagcacaattttgcaaagaaatatcccacttgtttctcgagaagagatgggaaacatgctcaatatcatttgatggaatagttgcctcagctccttgttgtttgaggaaaccctccacttcaattggtcttttttcacgaaaagcagacatgagataacaaatcaagtgtttcgctaagatttcgaatagctgtcccgaattcaaattgattatgtttcgcttcttcctcggagaaacacgatcaaacaattcccaaccatggtccttgcggatcggatcatccatataggatacaaaaagaaactccagatatttgatatctttctctttgaatgagatctcaattccagctactgtttcattagatatcttacaactagaatccctcttttttccgatccagttcctccaccaccgcgaaccccagttagattcaggcatgatacactttttagttattgggaggacccaagtactctctttcggatccatgaaacaactctcagagatctttttcccttttggaagatacaggagcgaaacaatcaacctattgatattgggagaccaaaaagattcttccaatgtatcatttctgggtccaatggaattcataggtataggaagaagccccatcaaatagagattttttctttcgaccatatttcgattgttaatacgaatatataaggaccgctactacaagcagtactacaccctttgatcgtgaaagtgaatatcgattgcttgttgaaccctgtgaatcacgtgaagcaggacactccaagtttgggggccaaggagtttcacaaaacgttcttggtggaaaaaaatgtgagtgaaagacaccactgaatcgaatttggtccatgaatctaagaaatagcgagaattcttgatctctctcaatatcctctcaattccaaaatacaggatttgaattgatgccgtttcattgatttctcctaaacgaaagattatatttcaattgaaatccacttacacaaagacagcccccgttgatgacgagtctccgcgaagcatccatggctgaatggttaaagcgcccaactcataattggcaaattcgtaggttcaattcctgctggatgcacgcgaattggaacgttcaataatagaattggctccgtatcaacggaatctcatcatccatagataactaattggtatattcatactataaagaataagatagaaacggtagaaacggtaagaattctaattcttatagatactggaactcatagggaagaaaatggatttatggatggaatcaaatatgcagtatttacagaaaaaagtattcggttattggggaacaatcaatatacttctaatgtcgaatcaggatcaactaggacagaaataaagcattggatcgaactcttctttggtgtcaaggtagtagctatgaatagccatcgactcccgggaaagggtagaagaatgggacctattatgcgacatacaatgcattacagacgtatgatcattacgcttcaaccgggttattctattccacctcttatagagaaaagaacttaaataaaaaaaaataaatacttaataacatggccatacatttatacaaaacttctacccctagcacacgcaaaggagccgtagacagtcaagcgaaatccaatccacgaacaaatttgatctatggacagcatcgttgtggtaaaggtcgtaatgccagaggaatcattaccgcaaggcatagaggggggaggtcataagcgtctataccgtaaaatcgattttcgacggaatgcaaaagacatatctgtagaatcgtaaccatagaatacgaccctaatcgaaatgcatacatttgtctcatacactatggggatggtgagaagagatatattttacatcccagaggggctataattggagataccattgtttctggtacagaagttcctatatcaatgggaaatgccctacctttgagtgcggtttgaactattgatttacgtaattggaagtaaccaattaggtttacgacaaaacctagaaatcgatcactgatccaatttgagtacctctacgggatagacctcaacagaaaactgaagagtaacggcagcaggtgattgagttcagtggttcctcatataaaattattgactctagagatatggtaatatggagaagacaaaattgtttgaagcacggatagaaccggaagcgccccttgtttcaaagagaggaggatgggttattcacatttcatttgatggtcagaggcgaattgaaagctaagcagtggtaattctaaagatcccccgggggaaaaatagagatgtctcctacgttacccgtaatatgtggaatggaagtatcgacgtaatttcatagagtcattcggtctgagtgctacatgaagaacataagccagatgacggaatggggagacctaggatgtagaagatcgtagcatgagtgattcggcagatttggattcctatatatccactcatgtggtacttcatcatacgattcatataagatccatctgtctagatatcatcatctacatccagaaagccgtatgctttggaagaagcttgtacagtttgggaaggggttttgattgatcaaaaagaagaatctacttcaaccgatatgcccttaggcaacggccatacataacatagaaataacacttggaaagggtggacaattagctagagcagcaggtgctgtagcgaaactgattgcaaaagagggtaaatcggccacattaagattaccatctggagaggttcgtttgatatccaaaaactgctcagcaacagtcggacaagtggtaatgtcggggcgaaccagaaaagtttgggtagagccggatctaaatgttggctaggtaagcgtcctgtagtaagaggagtagttatgaaccctgtagaccatcccatggaggtggtgaaggagggccccgattggtagaaaaaacccacaactccttggggttatcccgcgcttggaagaaggagtaggaaaaggaataaatatagtgatatttttattcttcgtcgccgtaaatagaaagagaaagaaaaaataatgaatgatgtgaatgggCGAACGACGGGGAATTGAACCCCGCGAATGGTGGATTCACAATCCACTACCTTAATCCACTTGGCTACATCCGCCCCTACTCTGACTCAATTAAGAGTCATGTCATATTTCGTTTTAGCCTTCATCATAGACTCTTCTTTCtgactctccttttctttgcgCCGAGGCCGAGAGATAATTATTTATCTGTTATATCCCTTGTCATAAGAGGCCAACCCCGTAACACTAACAATTCACAATAAAGAAGTCAAACGATTTTGTggaatttattataattatatatgagtTTAGTACATAGCGAAAATAGGTCACTCGGCAACAATGAACCACGCAACGCAGCGTAAATGCTGCTTGCTGTATtgatttagattagattttgTGAAGGAAAGAGATTAGAATGGAATCATCATATGAGTAAAACGTGACTGAATAGAACGGAACAATACCCAACCAAGAGATTGGGTATTGTTCCTTCAACGACTCGTATACACTGACATCAAAGTATTATCCATTTGTAGATGGAGCTTCGACAGCAGCTAGGTCCAGAGGGAAGTTGTGAGCATTACGTTCATGCATAACTTCCATACCAAGGTTAGCACGATTAATGATATCAGCCCAAGTGTTAATAACACGACCTTGACTGTCAACTACggattgattgaaattgaatccatttagGTTGAATGCCATAGTGCTGATACCTAAAGCGGTGAACCAGATACCTACAACAGGCCAAGCAGCTAGGAAGAAGTGTAAGGAACGAGAGTTGTTGAAACTAGCATATTGGAAGATCAATCGGCCAAAATAACCATGAGCAGCTACGATATTataggtttcttcctcttgaccGAATCTGTAACCTTCATTAGCAGACTCATTTTCAGTAGTTTCCCTGATCAAACTAGAGGTTACCAAGGAACCATGCATAGCACTGAATAGAGAGCCGCCGAATACACCAGCCACACCTAACATGTGGAATGGATGCATAAGGATGTTGTGTTCAGCCTGGAATACAATCATGAAGTTGAAAGTACCAGATATTCCTAGAGGCATACCATCAGAGAAGCTTCCTTGACCAATAGGGTAGATCAAGAAAACAGCAGTAGCAGCTGCAACAGGAGCTGAATACGCAACAGCAATCCAAGGGCGCATACCCAGACGGAAGCTAAGCTCCCACTCACGACCCATGTAACAAGCTACACCAAGTAAGAAGTGTAGAACAATTAGTTCATAAGGACCGCCATTGTATAACCATTCATCAACGGATGATGCTTCCCATATCGGGTAAAAATGCAACCCGATAGCCGCAGAAGTAGGAACAATGGCAccagaaataatattatttccatAAAGTAGAGAACCAGAAACAGGTTCACGAATACCATCAATATCTACTGGAGGAGCCGCAATGAAGGCGATAATAAATACAGAAGTAGCGGTCAATAGGGTAGGGATCATCAAAACACCGAACCATCCAATGTAAAGACGATTTTCAGTGCTGGTTACCCAGTTGCAGAAGCGACCCCATAGGCTTGTGCTTTCGCGTCTCTCTAAAATTGCAGTCATGGTAAGATCTTGGTTTATTCAATCATCAGGAGCTCCCAAGCACACAGATTATCTATAAATGGATAATAGAAGGCTTGTTATTCAACAGTATAACATGCCTTATATGCCGTGTCAACCAAATCAATATCAACAGActtctttctattctttctaTATGGAAAGATCCATCCGAGCAATCTGTGAATGAAGTGGTATAGAATACATATTCTATACCATATGATAGATGGTTTATTgtaatttcattgaataaaattaCGTATGACCGTATGGTAGTGGGTTGCCCGGGACTCGAACCCGGAACTAGTCGGATGGAGTAGATAATCTCCTTGTTTCCCAATAGGAGAAAAGGATCCCTCCCCAAACCGTGCTTGCATTTTTCATTGCACACGGCTTTCTCTGTGTATACATCTAAAACAAAGTTCCCTAGAAAATAGAACTCTAAGAAACTTGAATACTCAGTTGATTCAACCACTAGTACATGAAATGAGCATTTCATTGAGCATTTCATTAATagatgagattttcaatttttcaatttgtttgtatatttatgaattatgaatggAATCTCGTCATTAGCATTAGTTCGCCATTAGCATTAGTTTTATGATTTCCATTTATCCCGCGCCCAATTATGAATGGGGGACCAGACCATGGATACGGATAATATCCAAATACCAAATCCGTTCACTACGTAAACGGGTTCTtcggaagatgaaagaaacaattTCGTGTTCCTCTGTAAGGAACTCTTCCAATAGTTTTGAACCTAATCTCTTACAGATTGCGCGTACCGTACTTTTATGTTTACGAGCTAGAGTTCTAGCACACGAAAGTCGAAGTATATACTTTATTCGACACAAACTGTGTTTTTTTGAGGATCCGCTGTGATAATGAGAGAGATTTCTGCATATCCACCCGAATCGAGCAATAATATCAGAATCCGACGAATCGGCCCAGACTGACTTACTAATAGGATACCCTGATACGTTACAGAATTTTGCTTTAACCAACGATCCAATCAGAGGAAAAATTGGGACTATTGTATCGAATCTCTTAATAGCAGTATCGATCATAAATGAATTCTCTAGCATTTGACTCCTTATCACCCAAGGCGTTAGTCGTACACCTGAAAGATAGCCcagaaaagagaagaatgattggataattcatttatatggaTCCTACCCGGTTGAGACCATAAGTGAAAATGACATTGCCAGAAATTGACAAGgtaatatttccatttcttcatcagTAAATTAGTACACCTTGAAGCCATAATTGATTTTCCTTGATACCTAACATAATGCATCAAAGGTTCCTTGAAGAACCAGAGGGGCAGGGTCCTTTGAGAATCATTACGAGGCGTCACTAcaagatgttttatttttccataaaaatgtgtTCTCTCAGAAAGGctagagaagatattgaccgTAAATGAGAGGATTGTTTACGAAGGAAAACTAATACGGattcgcattcatatacatgagaattatacaagaacaagaataatctttgattttcctttgaaaaaatggaaatggatttATTTGAAGTAATAAGGCTATTCCAATTATGATGCTCGTGTAGAAAACATCTCAATAAATGCAAAGAAGGAGCATCTCGTATCCGAGTGCGGAGAGTTTGAAGCAAGATTTCCAGATGGATTGGGTAGGGTATTAGTATATCTGAAACATAATATAAATGTGATAATTTGTCCTCTAAAAAGGGAAATATTGAATGAATAGATCGTAAATTCTGATACTGATATTTtgctattctttctctttctagggAAGATACTAATCGCACCGAGAATGGAATTTCCATAATTCCTGCAAAACCCTCTGGTATCGTTTGAGAATAAAAACTCCTGTTGGGCCCAACGAACCTAGAATCATTAACCGAAATGGTCAAATGATTCTGTTGATGCAGTCGAGTAATTAAGCGTTTCACAATTAGTGAACTAGatttattgtcattgtcatAACCTAAATTTTCCGTGGGTTCATAAAAAATCGAACTATTTAAACCATGATCATGAGCAAGTGCATAGATATACTCCCGAAAAAGAAGTGGATATAAGAAGCGCTGTTTCCGGTATCTATCTATTTCTAAATAGCCTTGCAATTCGTCTTGCAATTTATCCATTTGTTTGCAATGAAACTTGAACCGCATGCGGGGAGGATTTCTTGGGTTATTAAATAATCAATACATAGTGCGATATGGTCCTAACAAGGTATATCATAAAAACTGATATACCTGGAGACAAGACGTCTAATCAACGCATCCTCTCTTTTTCCATCCAACTCGTTCGTGTTTGGGTATAGTTACAAGAGATTGTGTATTAGAAATCCTTTATTTTTGCAACCCGATCGCTCTTCTGACTTTGGAATGAGTTATATTTATCAGTACAACCGTTTCTTATACACATTTGGTTACACTCCAGTAACTAATGGAGAACAGTGaatagttaggatttttttttaaaggaatcaATGATCCACTCGCAGGAGAGCCCTTTCCCGCATCAGGcactaatatatttttaacgtcTAATTAGATCGGGTATTCGTTCGAATTCAGATAAGAACGGAAACtcgttgcttttggtttttccttatAATTGGAGCCATATAGCTCTATCCATTTATTCACTTGACCCAACTGtgaatgaattttgaaccgTTCTAGCTAAGAatcaaaaggacattttttaccGATCTGATATGACCAGATAAGAATGAAGTATTCTCAGAGTTATCCATTGATACGACATgctgttttttccattcattcccTTTCAGGATCAGTCGTGGTCTTACAAACTCTACCGATGGTATGGACGAATCCGCTTCATCCAAATGTGTAAAAGATCATAGCCGCACTTAAAAGCCGAGTACTCTACCGTTGAGTTAGCAACCCAGATAAGGATCTAATTACGAtcgaaataaaaatcaagagatttgattaccggaaccagtcaagtcaaaattaccggaaccagtcaagtcaaaaCATTGAACTAACATAAGCATAAGAATAACAGCAAGTTTAGAAGAAACTATGATTCTAAAAAATCTATACAATAAAGAAGAGCAGATTCACAGATAAGTatagctttagtaaataaaaaaaagacttccTGTGTCACAGACGATCCCTCAAACCAATCCTTTGAATGAAGTAAAAAACCAAACCTATGAAACCGCAAGAATAGATCGATTTATCTACGATCGAATTCTATTGTATTCTATTCGTTCGAGAGACCATTGTCAATACAAACGAAATATtgggaaatcaaatcaaacaaaatacaataaataaactaaatataaataagataagGCCTTGTGTTAGATTGGcactacaagaaatgaaaatgaagtgaagtaaagaagaagtAGGTAAAAAAGAATATCGTATTTATTCACTATCACTATAGGCCCCAAGATTCACCTCTTGTTTCTTGAGGTGAGGGAGTCCCAAGGAAAACCATCAGATTAATGGTAATCCCATAATTTCATGGATTTCAgttatgacatataatataatcctttttctatccctctcatattcatataaatataaaaagacaaagagattctttgtcattctttgtcCTTACATTATCTCAAACCATATAGGAACAATAGCGAATAGGTATGAATATAGCAAGAGAGTGGCgaagaaacaattaaacaaaactaGAACTAGCTACTATACCGGTCCATCTTTtgatttcattaatttcattttgtttgattaactcGAAGTTCCTTAAATACCTCTgccttttttgaaatatcatgaacAGTTCCCGTGGGTTGagctcctttttcaaggaaatatagaatagcaggaacatttaaataagtttgattctttatCGGGTCGTAAAAGCCTACTTTCCGAAgatctcttccctctcttcggGATCTGACATCAATTGCAATGATTCGATAGGTGGCTCATTGGGATAGATCGATGGGCAATACCCCCCCCCTGGAAACGTATAGGAAGTTTTCTCCTCATACGGCTCGAGAAAGAATGATTAAAATTGATGGATATAAATCTATAGCAAACGGA
The Nymphaea colorata isolate Beijing-Zhang1983 unplaced genomic scaffold, ASM883128v2 scaffold0284, whole genome shotgun sequence genome window above contains:
- the LOC126409440 gene encoding photosystem II protein D1, with translation MTAILERRESTSLWGRFCNWVTSTENRLYIGWFGVLMIPTLLTATSVFIIAFIAAPPVDIDGIREPVSGSLLYGNNIISGAIVPTSAAIGLHFYPIWEASSVDEWLYNGGPYELIVLHFLLGVACYMGREWELSFRLGMRPWIAVAYSAPVAAATAVFLIYPIGQGSFSDGMPLGISGTFNFMIVFQAEHNILMHPFHMLGVAGVFGGSLFSAMHGSLVTSSLIRETTENESANEGYRFGQEEETYNIVAAHGYFGRLIFQYASFNNSRSLHFFLAAWPVVGIWFTALGISTMAFNLNGFNFNQSVVDSQGRVINTWADIINRANLGMEVMHERNAHNFPLDLAAVEAPSTNG